From one Bacteroidales bacterium genomic stretch:
- a CDS encoding aminotransferase class I/II-fold pyridoxal phosphate-dependent enzyme translates to MVDLFEKYHSSIGPLELYREKAHGYYMFPKLEGEISNFMFFRGKKKLVWSINNYLGLANHPEVRKADAEAAAHYGMAYPMGARMMSGQTSYHEQLEGELARFARKEAAYLLNFGYQGMVSIIETLVDRHDVIVYDSDAHACIIDGMRLHFGKRFVYPHNDMKSLERQLERATKLTQVTGGGILVITEGVYGMVGDLGNLKAITELKKKFQFRLLVDDAHGFGTMGKTGGGTGEEYGVQDEVDVYFATFAKAMAGIGAFVASTRPVINHLMYNMRSQIYAKSLPMPMVLGALKRLELLQTRSELRENLWAIAHALQSGLKSKGFDIGKTQSPVTPVFLKGGTATATQITHDLRENYDIFCSIVIYPVVPKDVIMLRIIPTAVHTLENVEYTINAFSEVKKKLDAGAYPQTFATI, encoded by the coding sequence ATTGTGGATCTATTTGAAAAATATCATTCCAGCATTGGACCGCTGGAGTTGTACCGTGAAAAGGCCCATGGATACTACATGTTCCCAAAGCTGGAAGGGGAGATATCCAATTTCATGTTCTTTCGTGGCAAGAAAAAGCTGGTATGGAGCATCAACAATTACCTTGGGCTGGCGAACCATCCCGAGGTCAGGAAAGCGGATGCCGAAGCCGCAGCTCATTACGGAATGGCCTATCCGATGGGTGCCCGGATGATGTCGGGGCAGACCAGTTACCACGAGCAACTGGAAGGAGAGCTGGCCCGGTTTGCCAGGAAAGAAGCTGCCTACCTGCTGAATTTCGGTTACCAGGGGATGGTTTCGATCATCGAGACCCTGGTCGACAGGCACGACGTAATTGTCTACGATTCCGATGCGCACGCCTGCATCATCGACGGGATGCGGCTTCATTTCGGGAAACGATTCGTATATCCGCACAACGACATGAAAAGCCTGGAGCGTCAGCTGGAACGTGCGACCAAACTCACACAGGTCACCGGGGGCGGGATCCTGGTCATCACCGAGGGCGTTTACGGCATGGTGGGGGATCTCGGCAACCTGAAAGCGATCACCGAACTGAAGAAGAAATTCCAGTTCCGCTTGCTGGTGGACGACGCTCATGGTTTTGGGACCATGGGGAAGACCGGCGGTGGAACGGGCGAAGAATACGGCGTTCAGGACGAAGTGGATGTTTACTTTGCAACGTTTGCCAAAGCCATGGCCGGGATTGGTGCATTTGTGGCTTCCACCAGGCCGGTGATCAACCACCTGATGTACAACATGCGGTCGCAGATCTATGCCAAATCCCTTCCCATGCCCATGGTGCTGGGTGCGCTGAAACGGCTGGAACTGCTGCAAACCAGGTCCGAACTGCGGGAAAACCTGTGGGCCATTGCCCACGCACTGCAGTCAGGCCTGAAATCCAAAGGATTTGACATTGGCAAGACGCAATCGCCTGTTACGCCCGTATTCCTTAAAGGGGGAACAGCCACCGCCACCCAGATCACCCACGATCTGAGGGAAAATTACGACATATTCTGTTCTATCGTCATTTATCCGGTGGTGCCGAAGGATGTCATCATGCTGCGCATCATCCCGACAGCGGTGCATACTCTCGAAAATGTCGAGTATACCATCAATGCGTTCTCCGAGGTCAAAAAGAAGCTGGATGCCGGGGCATATCCGCAGACCTTCGCCACGATATGA
- a CDS encoding aldose epimerase family protein produces the protein MRVKFMITLIILLSIEWIGCRQKLSQEINQNIMDIKKEPFGQLQDNTQVYLFTLTNANGVILKVTNYGGIITSLEVPDINGQREDVVLGYDNLEGYLNETPYFGAIVGRYGNRIAGGKFILDGKHYTLAQNDNGNTLHGGLKGFDKVVWDAAELRDSISVGLRLHYLSPDGEEGFPGNLDVNVEYLLTNYNELVIHYRASTDKATPVNLTHHSYFNLNGAGNGTILDHQIQIHASAYTVVNELLIPTGELRDVTGTPMDFTDPVAIGARIAQVGGEPRGYDHNYVLNRPGLDHPVAHVTDPVSCRVMEVYTDQPGLQFYSGNFLEGSITGKQGKKYEQYYGFCLETQHFPDAPNQPAFPSTILRPGEVFESTTVYRFVAE, from the coding sequence ATGCGTGTAAAATTCATGATCACCCTGATCATCCTTTTATCCATTGAGTGGATAGGATGCAGGCAGAAATTATCACAGGAAATAAATCAGAATATTATGGACATAAAAAAGGAACCTTTCGGCCAGTTACAGGATAATACACAGGTCTATCTTTTTACGCTCACCAATGCGAACGGCGTGATCCTGAAGGTGACCAATTACGGCGGTATCATCACATCCCTGGAAGTTCCCGACATCAACGGTCAGCGGGAAGATGTCGTACTGGGGTACGACAACCTGGAAGGGTACCTGAACGAAACGCCCTATTTCGGAGCCATCGTAGGCAGATACGGTAACAGGATCGCAGGAGGTAAATTCATTTTGGACGGCAAGCACTATACGCTTGCGCAGAACGATAACGGGAATACCCTGCACGGAGGCCTGAAAGGATTCGATAAAGTCGTATGGGATGCCGCCGAACTGAGGGATTCCATTTCTGTCGGTCTCCGTTTGCATTACCTGAGCCCCGACGGAGAGGAAGGATTTCCGGGCAACCTGGATGTGAATGTCGAGTACCTGCTGACCAATTATAATGAGCTGGTCATTCATTACCGTGCCAGCACCGATAAGGCCACTCCGGTCAACCTGACCCATCACAGCTATTTCAATCTGAACGGCGCCGGCAACGGCACCATCCTGGATCATCAGATACAGATCCATGCCTCAGCATATACTGTTGTCAATGAATTACTTATCCCGACAGGCGAACTGAGGGACGTCACCGGTACACCTATGGATTTCACCGATCCTGTTGCCATTGGCGCCCGAATCGCCCAGGTGGGTGGTGAACCCCGGGGTTATGATCACAATTATGTATTGAACCGGCCGGGACTGGATCATCCCGTCGCACACGTTACCGATCCGGTCAGTTGTCGCGTGATGGAAGTCTATACCGACCAGCCCGGTCTGCAGTTCTATTCGGGTAATTTTCTGGAGGGCAGCATCACCGGCAAACAGGGTAAAAAATACGAGCAGTATTACGGATTCTGCCTCGAAACGCAGCATTTCCCCGACGCTCCGAACCAGCCTGCGTTTCCCTCCACGATACTGCGACCCGGGGAGGTGTTTGAGTCAACGACGGTTTACAGGTTTGTGGCGGAGTGA
- the ppk2 gene encoding polyphosphate kinase 2, with protein MNTYHSNGEQQKKKPVKITTEYYESELAKLQIELVKMQEWIRQHGFRLVVIFEGRDAAGKGGTIKRITEPLNPRICRVVALANPTERERTQWYFQRYIPHLPAAGEILLFDRSWYNRAGVERVMNFCTEEEYWEFLRSCPNFEQMLIRSGIKIVKYWFSVSFEEQEKRFYERIKDPTKNWKLSEMDLQSRVRWDDYSRAKDEMFTYTDTKQSPWWVVNADDKKKARLNCIAHLLTEIPYNDVVLTRVQSLPDRDTSRLYVRSPIEEQTFIPEVY; from the coding sequence ATGAATACCTATCATTCAAATGGTGAGCAGCAGAAAAAAAAGCCTGTGAAGATCACTACCGAATATTACGAGAGTGAACTGGCAAAGCTTCAGATCGAGCTTGTCAAGATGCAGGAGTGGATCCGGCAGCACGGATTCAGGCTGGTGGTCATTTTCGAGGGGAGGGATGCGGCAGGGAAAGGGGGAACCATCAAGCGGATCACCGAACCTCTCAATCCCAGGATATGCAGGGTAGTGGCCCTTGCAAACCCGACGGAGCGGGAGCGCACCCAGTGGTATTTTCAGCGATACATACCCCATCTGCCGGCTGCAGGAGAGATCCTTCTATTTGACCGGTCGTGGTACAACAGGGCAGGGGTGGAGCGGGTGATGAACTTTTGCACGGAAGAGGAATACTGGGAGTTTCTGCGGTCGTGCCCCAACTTTGAGCAGATGCTCATACGGTCAGGGATCAAGATCGTCAAATACTGGTTCTCAGTAAGCTTTGAAGAGCAGGAAAAACGTTTTTATGAGCGGATCAAGGATCCCACGAAGAACTGGAAGCTGAGCGAAATGGATCTTCAGTCCCGCGTGCGATGGGATGACTATTCGCGTGCAAAGGATGAGATGTTTACCTACACCGATACCAAGCAGTCGCCCTGGTGGGTTGTCAATGCCGACGACAAGAAGAAGGCCCGGCTGAACTGCATTGCCCACCTGCTCACGGAGATCCCCTACAATGATGTTGTTTTGACACGCGTCCAGAGTTTACCCGACCGGGATACCAGCCGGCTGTACGTACGGTCGCCCATTGAGGAGCAGACGTTCATTCCGGAAGTGTACTGA
- a CDS encoding CHAT domain-containing protein yields MLQRFATRTLIMLLALIGWQAVAFGTVDSTGFFTFAQSFNQRPHSPLPGHLGPNAFSLSEICLASDYYAQSQLAQERNHFDRAIPLLEKAAHHYRLGDDWRSCAQCALQLARCHLEQPDNLKATEHLQEALDILDGKFCTADLLHAEAHQEMGVALIRQGKKSQSVGHFLESIAIRRELNGDDDPLLASTYNKLGVSYYMTGEFDKALNAYRKALSLSERVEVDPLVIAEICNNFGIVLKLQGDLVEAFEFYHRSMQLKEALLSADDPNLARTYNNLGNLLRVMGQTEEAMVYYEKAVTIFKAKYGPRDPMVGKIFTNQGIIYSRYGDYNKALQYFNQALAIYEDNENNAEDIASTWNNIGNVYFQLKDYNQGLVYYSKSVSIREQNASVYRSRSFSNIALCYNKLGQNKKALEYHQLSVDYLVHYFGKNHYLLATEYQNFGAFLCNIGEVELGLDLYQRAYSIFINNNGIKHPGVANCLVNIGNVYSKKGDFLIALDYYQRSLFSGVSDFNGKYNIYSNPTVRQRILSKNELLNTLHKKAIAFRDYYTSVTRDPKDLRMSLETFEVAFDLMDKIRIGHLTQESKLELAKNQRTLFRDAIQTACDAYRETGSEDYQSLAFQFAERGKAAMLYDFIRENDAKHFAHIPDSLIQAEHKMKEDIAVYQRLIDDETMKPVAERENSLLAHWEEMLFDLQDRQSKLIQHFNVQYPKYYQYKYANRIQPVDEIQAILDEKDALIEYFLDDDRLYTFYVAKDKMQITEQLVDSSFYHFVDALPNNQSLDEILNNASVTYAKYVTASHQLYRLLLQPFEADFAGKDLIIIPDGILGYVSFESLLTDEASAATIDYKNLPYLLRTNTINYGYSSTLYLHSLRDEDPGRTKENLLAFAPVYFEKERLGGDQQNVGLFRTRGESLIDLPATLQEVKSIKKILGGDVYLNESATVARFREIASDYRILHIATHSIVDNINPLRSRLVFSPVTEEQDGACLRYNDLFNLDLNAEMAVLSACNTGYGQHSEGEGIIALSRGFMYSGVPSLVISLWSVEDESTALIMKNFYKYIKEGFSKDEALRRSKLDFLSTSNSIYSSPHFWSGFINIGNNHPLEFSSHRILSAVVLLIIVIPLSLLTVFYNIRKTRQVS; encoded by the coding sequence GTGCTCCAGCGATTTGCAACCCGGACCCTGATAATGCTTCTTGCCCTGATTGGATGGCAAGCTGTTGCATTTGGGACAGTTGACAGCACTGGATTCTTCACCTTCGCACAATCCTTCAATCAACGACCTCACTCTCCCCTACCAGGGCATCTGGGCCCAAATGCCTTCAGTCTCTCCGAGATCTGCCTTGCCAGTGATTATTACGCTCAATCGCAGCTGGCTCAGGAACGGAACCATTTTGACAGGGCCATACCGCTCCTTGAAAAAGCGGCCCATCATTACCGCCTGGGCGACGACTGGCGTTCGTGTGCCCAGTGTGCCCTTCAACTTGCCAGGTGTCACCTTGAACAGCCTGACAATCTGAAAGCAACGGAACACTTGCAGGAGGCGCTGGATATCCTTGATGGGAAGTTCTGCACGGCCGACCTGCTTCACGCTGAGGCACACCAGGAGATGGGCGTTGCACTGATCAGGCAGGGTAAGAAGAGTCAGTCCGTCGGACATTTTCTTGAATCCATTGCCATCCGGAGGGAACTGAACGGGGATGATGATCCGCTTCTCGCCAGCACCTACAACAAGCTTGGTGTCAGCTATTATATGACCGGTGAATTTGACAAGGCGCTGAATGCTTACCGGAAAGCACTGTCGCTATCCGAACGTGTTGAAGTTGATCCCCTGGTCATCGCCGAAATATGCAACAATTTCGGAATCGTGCTCAAACTTCAGGGAGATCTGGTCGAAGCATTTGAATTCTACCATCGCTCGATGCAATTGAAAGAGGCTCTCCTGTCGGCGGATGACCCGAACCTGGCGCGAACCTACAACAACCTGGGCAACCTGCTCCGCGTCATGGGGCAAACCGAAGAGGCCATGGTCTATTACGAAAAAGCAGTAACCATCTTCAAGGCGAAATACGGACCCCGCGACCCGATGGTTGGGAAGATCTTTACAAATCAGGGTATTATCTATTCCCGGTATGGAGATTACAACAAGGCCCTGCAATACTTCAATCAGGCACTGGCCATTTATGAAGACAATGAAAACAATGCTGAAGATATTGCATCGACCTGGAATAATATTGGAAATGTTTACTTTCAACTAAAAGATTACAATCAGGGATTGGTGTATTATTCCAAAAGTGTTTCCATAAGAGAACAGAATGCCTCGGTTTATCGCTCAAGATCATTTTCCAACATAGCTTTATGCTATAATAAATTGGGACAAAACAAAAAAGCTTTAGAATATCATCAACTTTCAGTTGATTACTTAGTGCACTACTTTGGAAAAAATCATTATTTATTAGCAACAGAATACCAGAATTTTGGAGCATTTTTGTGTAATATAGGGGAGGTAGAACTAGGATTGGATCTTTATCAGCGAGCTTATTCGATATTTATAAATAACAATGGAATCAAACATCCAGGTGTTGCTAATTGTTTAGTTAATATTGGAAATGTCTACTCAAAAAAAGGAGATTTTCTTATAGCCTTAGATTATTATCAACGATCACTGTTTTCGGGAGTCAGTGACTTTAATGGGAAATACAATATCTACTCAAATCCCACTGTCAGACAGCGTATCCTTTCGAAGAATGAGTTGCTGAACACGCTTCACAAAAAGGCCATCGCATTCAGGGATTATTACACATCGGTCACCAGGGATCCGAAAGATCTCCGGATGAGCCTGGAGACATTCGAAGTGGCGTTCGATTTGATGGACAAGATCCGCATTGGGCACCTGACACAGGAGAGTAAGCTGGAACTGGCAAAGAATCAGCGGACGTTGTTCAGGGATGCCATCCAGACTGCCTGCGATGCCTACAGGGAGACCGGCAGTGAGGATTATCAATCCCTTGCCTTCCAGTTTGCCGAACGGGGTAAAGCTGCCATGTTGTATGATTTCATCAGGGAGAACGATGCCAAACATTTTGCCCACATCCCTGACTCGCTCATCCAGGCAGAGCACAAGATGAAAGAGGACATCGCCGTCTACCAGCGCCTGATCGATGATGAAACTATGAAGCCAGTGGCCGAACGCGAGAATTCATTGCTGGCACACTGGGAAGAAATGCTTTTTGACCTTCAGGACAGGCAGAGCAAGCTGATCCAGCATTTCAATGTCCAGTATCCGAAATATTACCAGTATAAATATGCGAACCGGATCCAACCGGTGGATGAGATCCAGGCCATTCTTGATGAGAAGGATGCCCTGATTGAATATTTCCTCGATGACGACAGGCTTTATACGTTCTATGTTGCAAAGGATAAGATGCAGATAACGGAGCAATTGGTTGATTCTTCATTTTATCATTTTGTCGACGCCCTGCCGAATAACCAGTCCCTGGATGAAATCCTCAACAATGCCAGCGTAACCTACGCCAAGTATGTCACAGCCTCCCATCAATTGTACCGCCTGCTTCTGCAACCCTTTGAGGCAGACTTTGCCGGGAAGGACCTGATCATCATCCCTGACGGGATACTGGGTTACGTTTCCTTTGAATCACTTCTGACGGATGAGGCCTCCGCCGCAACCATCGACTATAAGAATCTTCCTTACCTGCTCAGAACCAACACCATCAATTACGGCTACTCCAGCACCCTGTATTTGCACTCGCTCAGGGACGAGGATCCGGGCAGGACAAAAGAAAACCTGCTGGCATTTGCCCCTGTGTATTTCGAAAAAGAACGATTGGGCGGTGACCAGCAAAACGTCGGCTTGTTCAGGACCCGCGGAGAAAGTCTGATTGATCTGCCGGCGACTCTTCAGGAGGTCAAATCCATTAAAAAGATCCTGGGTGGCGATGTTTACCTGAATGAATCCGCCACGGTCGCCAGGTTCAGGGAAATTGCATCCGATTACCGCATCCTTCACATTGCCACGCACAGCATTGTGGATAACATCAACCCGTTGCGTTCCCGGCTGGTTTTCTCACCGGTCACGGAGGAACAGGATGGAGCCTGCCTGCGTTACAATGACCTGTTCAACCTTGACCTGAATGCAGAGATGGCGGTGTTAAGCGCCTGCAATACGGGTTATGGGCAACATTCAGAAGGGGAAGGGATCATCGCGCTCTCGCGTGGATTTATGTATTCAGGCGTTCCCAGCCTGGTGATCAGTCTCTGGAGCGTGGAAGATGAATCAACAGCCCTGATCATGAAGAATTTTTATAAATACATCAAGGAAGGATTCTCAAAAGACGAGGCGCTGAGAAGATCAAAGCTTGATTTTTTGAGCACGAGCAACAGCATCTATTCGAGCCCTCATTTCTGGTCAGGATTTATCAACATTGGCAACAATCATCCTCTGGAGTTTTCTTCTCACAGAATATTATCAGCGGTTGTCCTGCTGATCATCGTAATTCCCTTATCTTTGCTCACCGTCTTTTACAATATCCGTAAAACCAGGCAGGTTTCATAG
- a CDS encoding sodium:solute symporter family protein — protein sequence MSTFTLGWIDYAIMFIYFVFVLGIGWALKRYMKSATAFLEAGRSLPAWVTGLAFISTNLGALEVMGMTGSGAKYGMLTTHFYWVGAIPAMVFLALFMMPFYYGSKARSVPEYLKLRYDEKTRGLNAILFAVMTILASGISMYALALLLENILGWNFHLSLILSAAIVLGYTYLGGLSSAIYNEVLQFFIIVIGLLPLVFLSLKDFGGWTGLKDTLAPIVESKGFAPDTWTTTWKYTGKAGLNPMGIEWYGIFAGLGFVLSFGYWCTNFLIVQRAMAAKSRLAARSTPLIGAIPKMFIPFLIIVPGIAALALMNTPDRNFALPLNEAGQPIYDYTIIMLLKQYLPTGVLGLGITALLASFMSGMAGNVSAFNTVWTYDIYQSYMRPATGNKEDDEKHYLKVGRIATVFGIAASIAAAYIASLFGNIMDFLQTIFSMINAPLFAVIFLGMFWKRTTGHAAFAGLLGGFLIALLHHGLTMPVGADTVFKGGWLGVVHMYPVEMAQNFWTAIFACTSATIITVGLTLLTKQKKTVKELVGLVYQLTPRERDTGVVWYQRPLTLAIFVLVIFVVLSIIFW from the coding sequence ATGAGCACATTTACATTAGGATGGATCGATTATGCGATCATGTTCATTTATTTTGTTTTTGTGTTGGGCATCGGATGGGCGTTGAAACGCTACATGAAATCGGCCACTGCCTTTCTGGAAGCAGGCAGGTCGCTTCCTGCGTGGGTCACCGGCCTGGCGTTCATCTCCACAAACCTCGGTGCGCTGGAGGTGATGGGAATGACCGGAAGCGGAGCCAAGTACGGAATGCTTACGACTCATTTTTACTGGGTGGGGGCCATTCCTGCCATGGTTTTCCTGGCCCTGTTCATGATGCCGTTCTATTACGGATCCAAAGCCCGGTCGGTCCCTGAATACCTGAAGCTCCGTTATGATGAAAAGACCCGTGGACTGAACGCCATCCTGTTTGCGGTGATGACCATCCTTGCATCCGGTATTTCCATGTATGCACTGGCACTGCTGCTGGAAAACATCCTGGGCTGGAATTTTCATCTGAGCCTGATCCTTTCGGCAGCCATTGTGCTTGGATACACCTATCTTGGGGGGCTTTCGTCTGCCATCTACAACGAGGTTCTGCAGTTCTTCATCATCGTGATCGGTCTGTTGCCGCTCGTCTTCTTAAGCCTGAAGGATTTCGGAGGCTGGACAGGGCTGAAAGATACGCTGGCTCCCATTGTTGAGTCCAAAGGATTTGCGCCCGACACCTGGACCACCACCTGGAAATATACGGGTAAGGCCGGGCTGAATCCCATGGGGATCGAATGGTACGGGATCTTTGCCGGCCTGGGCTTTGTGCTTTCGTTTGGTTACTGGTGTACGAACTTCCTGATCGTACAACGGGCCATGGCAGCCAAATCACGCCTGGCCGCCCGGAGCACCCCGTTGATCGGCGCCATTCCCAAGATGTTCATCCCCTTCCTGATCATCGTTCCCGGTATCGCTGCCCTGGCGCTGATGAACACGCCTGACCGCAATTTCGCACTCCCGCTCAATGAGGCAGGTCAGCCCATCTATGATTATACGATCATCATGCTGTTGAAGCAGTATCTGCCCACCGGTGTGCTCGGACTTGGCATCACGGCGCTGCTTGCTTCGTTCATGTCGGGAATGGCGGGCAACGTTTCTGCATTCAATACCGTCTGGACCTACGATATTTATCAGAGTTATATGCGGCCTGCCACAGGAAACAAAGAGGACGATGAAAAGCATTACCTGAAGGTCGGCCGGATCGCCACCGTCTTCGGTATTGCGGCAAGCATAGCTGCAGCCTATATTGCCAGCCTTTTCGGTAACATCATGGATTTTCTGCAGACTATCTTTTCGATGATCAACGCACCGCTGTTTGCCGTGATCTTTCTGGGGATGTTCTGGAAACGGACTACGGGCCATGCTGCGTTTGCAGGCCTGCTGGGTGGTTTCCTGATCGCCCTGTTGCATCACGGACTCACGATGCCCGTCGGGGCTGATACAGTCTTTAAGGGCGGATGGCTCGGCGTGGTACATATGTATCCGGTGGAGATGGCCCAGAACTTCTGGACAGCGATCTTCGCCTGCACATCAGCAACCATCATCACGGTCGGTCTGACGCTGCTGACAAAACAAAAGAAGACGGTCAAGGAACTGGTAGGGCTTGTCTATCAGCTTACACCGCGGGAAAGGGATACCGGCGTCGTATGGTACCAGCGTCCGTTGACCCTGGCCATCTTCGTGCTGGTGATCTTTGTGGTCCTGTCAATCATTTTCTGGTAA
- a CDS encoding M14 family zinc carboxypeptidase produces the protein MKMKYAFGVLLFLAGWQGMLTGQILDQHTDLGSLFSQKGEVCFSFSVSTPREVLLLSTVVSIAHLDGNSVTAFASRPEFEKFLSLGYSAVKVETSVPEDLSMKDYHQLAMKNDWDSYPTYEAYEAMMYAFEEDYPALCRIVNIATLPGGRKLLAAKISDQVDQSEGEPQFLYTSSMHGNETTGYILMLRLIDLLLSGYGTDPDLAWMVNNMEIWINPLANPDGTYAGGNGTVAGATRYNANWVDLNRNYPDPEDGPHPDGNSWQPETIAFMNFASEHHFVMSANLHGGAELINYPWDTWQKRHPDDSWWQYVSYQYADTVHEYSNNYFYSQGDGVTNGYDWYSISGGRQDYMTYFHLGRECTIELSDAYILPPAQLPVLWDYNYRSLLNYLKQCAFGINGTVTDSITGNPIGAKIWIDGHDADSSHAYSWLPNGNFNRLLSAGTYDLEFKSPGYFPKTLKGVAVADQQATTLTVQMVPGDLIADFHASDRTIPVGGSVQFFDESYGNVQSWSWTFEGGYPPASTGQSPQVIYNEPGQYPVTLTVSDGTNANTLHRIGYIVASTEYIMQSGSFIACEGLFVDPGGQEGNYGNNQNITTTFFPDQAGKKVTADFLSFSLEDDPSCAFDWLRIYDGPDTSSPLMGEYCGSSSPARQTATNDVGALTFSFHSDGYMTFSGWEAMLSCGVNVNEEILYSDGSRIRLYPNPLSDRVHLRFEKPLTGQVQYSIYAVTGKKLYSETETGTAEKTIDVQNLAPGVYYLEISWELGRICKKLVVE, from the coding sequence ATGAAGATGAAATACGCTTTCGGTGTTTTATTGTTTCTGGCTGGATGGCAGGGCATGCTTACCGGCCAGATCCTGGATCAACATACGGATCTCGGCTCTCTTTTCAGCCAGAAGGGGGAGGTCTGCTTCTCTTTTTCAGTGAGCACACCAAGGGAAGTTCTTCTTCTGTCGACGGTCGTCTCCATAGCACACCTGGATGGCAATTCGGTAACGGCCTTCGCCAGCCGGCCGGAATTTGAAAAATTCCTCTCGTTGGGTTATTCTGCCGTTAAAGTGGAAACAAGCGTCCCGGAAGACCTTAGCATGAAGGATTACCATCAGCTTGCAATGAAAAATGACTGGGATTCATACCCTACATACGAAGCGTACGAGGCGATGATGTATGCTTTCGAAGAGGATTACCCGGCGCTGTGCAGGATCGTGAACATCGCAACGTTGCCCGGCGGCAGGAAGCTGCTGGCGGCAAAGATATCCGACCAGGTTGACCAGAGTGAGGGCGAGCCGCAGTTTCTCTACACCAGCTCGATGCATGGCAATGAAACCACCGGGTATATCCTGATGCTCCGGCTGATCGATCTGCTTCTGTCAGGTTACGGAACGGATCCCGACCTCGCCTGGATGGTTAACAATATGGAGATCTGGATCAATCCCCTGGCCAACCCCGATGGTACCTATGCGGGAGGAAACGGCACGGTGGCAGGAGCAACCCGCTACAATGCCAACTGGGTCGATCTCAACCGGAACTACCCTGATCCGGAAGACGGGCCCCACCCGGACGGAAATTCCTGGCAGCCGGAAACCATCGCCTTTATGAATTTTGCATCGGAGCATCACTTTGTGATGTCGGCCAACCTGCATGGCGGGGCAGAACTAATCAATTACCCCTGGGATACCTGGCAGAAACGCCACCCCGACGACAGCTGGTGGCAGTATGTTTCCTATCAGTACGCCGATACGGTGCACGAATATTCCAATAATTATTTTTACAGCCAGGGCGACGGCGTGACCAACGGATACGACTGGTATTCCATCAGCGGTGGAAGACAGGATTATATGACCTATTTCCATCTGGGGCGTGAATGCACCATTGAATTATCTGATGCCTACATTCTGCCTCCGGCTCAGCTGCCGGTACTTTGGGACTATAATTACCGTTCGCTGCTCAATTACCTGAAACAGTGCGCATTCGGTATCAATGGAACGGTTACGGATTCGATCACCGGTAACCCGATCGGGGCAAAAATATGGATTGACGGACACGACGCCGACAGCTCCCACGCCTATTCATGGCTGCCTAACGGCAACTTCAACCGGCTGCTCTCTGCAGGAACCTACGACCTGGAGTTCAAGTCGCCCGGCTATTTTCCGAAAACACTGAAGGGAGTTGCTGTTGCTGATCAGCAGGCTACTACCCTGACGGTACAAATGGTTCCCGGTGATCTGATCGCTGACTTTCACGCCAGCGACCGCACCATTCCGGTGGGCGGCTCTGTTCAGTTCTTCGACGAAAGTTACGGGAATGTCCAGTCGTGGTCCTGGACGTTTGAAGGCGGATATCCCCCTGCCTCCACTGGGCAGTCCCCCCAGGTCATCTACAACGAACCCGGCCAGTATCCGGTCACACTTACCGTATCCGATGGAACCAATGCCAACACACTTCACCGCATCGGTTATATTGTGGCCTCAACGGAATACATCATGCAAAGCGGTTCGTTCATTGCCTGCGAAGGTTTGTTCGTGGATCCGGGCGGCCAGGAAGGCAATTACGGCAACAACCAGAACATCACTACGACCTTTTTTCCCGACCAGGCAGGGAAGAAGGTCACCGCTGACTTTCTCTCCTTCAGCCTGGAGGATGACCCTTCCTGCGCTTTCGACTGGCTCCGGATCTACGACGGTCCTGACACCTCTTCTCCCCTGATGGGTGAGTACTGTGGCTCATCGTCTCCTGCCAGGCAAACCGCCACCAACGATGTCGGAGCATTGACATTCAGCTTCCATTCCGACGGTTATATGACATTTTCCGGATGGGAGGCGATGCTCAGCTGTGGCGTCAATGTCAACGAAGAGATCCTTTACTCCGATGGATCCCGGATCCGGCTCTATCCAAATCCACTGAGTGACCGGGTGCACCTGCGGTTTGAAAAGCCCCTCACCGGACAGGTTCAGTACAGCATTTACGCTGTGACGGGGAAGAAGTTATACTCGGAAACGGAGACCGGGACCGCTGAAAAGACGATCGATGTCCAAAACCTGGCCCCAGGCGTGTATTATCTTGAGATCAGCTGGGAGCTGGGCAGGATCTGCAAAAAGCTGGTAGTGGAGTGA